A single window of Granulicella mallensis MP5ACTX8 DNA harbors:
- a CDS encoding winged helix family transcriptional regulator: protein MLRQGGERLKLQELPFQMLLVLLENAGEMVSKEELRRRLWGEERFIEVDKSLYVMARKLREVLGDNATQPRFIQTVSGQGYRFIGQVRPVFTPQAKPGLEIVQPVSPKVAKRSDVRHIALGSLLAGVVLAAVAGAIYRYTHRALAGDQDKVAVGAFINNTGNPDLDRMLSFVVQLKLQESPYLSLIPDGKFRAAVKDVDSPSLKDELHACASLNGQVLLKGQLETKAQGYQVLLTAWRCSNGRLLTTQKSAAASQATILAALDIATDRMRRRLGESESSLQKFNVPLVQATTASLAALKAFTLGEEKRSQGEAADSVASYKLAIDLDPQFALAYARLGTIYNNAGQSALSRQYYEKAFELRDRSSDREKLYIVTHYYEYATGEIKRAIEDYELWRTLYPRDLVPTNNLAIDYLTMGEPQKSLELAHRALKLDPSNSLLYGTLAESYLKLGDYANVKLICDNPVYGKMNVMGFHRICYRAAFAQADEAGMQRQIQWARGNPEESDALDDAAWVAMYRGQMIDARRLFTAAKQNALANNSVESAASALVEEANLEADFGSLPAAHKDAQDALALPFASAFEQAYAALPLASSGDISNAQALAKKAASMAPLDTMVNSAMLASVRAAIHLQQHDPRQAIQSLEETRPLDFSSYMELAPGYYRGLAYMQNNQPQQAIVEFRRVIDHGALADFPIYVVLSKLELGRALQLTGDQANATRAFSEVAETWKNADPSFPPMQRLHTYQRQSH from the coding sequence GTGTTGCGGCAAGGAGGAGAGCGCCTCAAGCTCCAGGAACTTCCCTTCCAGATGCTGCTCGTCCTGCTCGAAAACGCCGGAGAGATGGTCAGCAAAGAGGAGCTGCGGCGACGGCTCTGGGGCGAAGAACGGTTCATAGAGGTCGACAAGAGCCTCTACGTCATGGCCAGAAAGCTGCGCGAGGTACTCGGCGACAACGCGACGCAGCCTCGTTTTATCCAGACAGTCTCGGGACAGGGCTACCGATTCATCGGACAGGTGCGTCCGGTATTCACGCCACAGGCTAAGCCGGGTCTGGAGATCGTACAGCCAGTCTCACCGAAGGTAGCGAAGCGTTCAGACGTCAGGCACATCGCGCTGGGGAGTCTTCTGGCTGGGGTCGTCCTGGCCGCTGTGGCAGGTGCTATCTATAGATACACACATCGCGCACTGGCCGGCGATCAGGACAAAGTAGCCGTTGGGGCCTTCATCAACAACACCGGCAATCCGGATCTCGACCGGATGCTGTCCTTCGTGGTGCAACTCAAGCTGCAGGAGTCGCCCTATCTCAGCTTGATCCCGGACGGGAAGTTTCGAGCTGCGGTCAAGGATGTGGACTCCCCCTCCCTGAAGGACGAGCTCCATGCCTGCGCCTCCCTGAACGGACAGGTACTCCTGAAAGGACAGCTCGAAACCAAGGCGCAAGGTTACCAGGTTCTGCTGACGGCATGGAGATGCTCGAACGGCCGACTGCTGACCACCCAAAAATCCGCTGCGGCCTCGCAGGCAACCATCCTGGCTGCGCTCGACATCGCCACCGACCGGATGCGGCGACGGCTGGGCGAATCAGAGAGTTCCCTGCAGAAGTTCAACGTGCCTCTGGTACAAGCCACCACAGCCTCTCTGGCAGCGTTGAAGGCATTCACTCTCGGAGAAGAAAAACGCTCTCAAGGGGAGGCGGCCGATTCCGTAGCAAGCTATAAGTTGGCTATCGATCTCGATCCCCAGTTTGCTCTCGCCTATGCTCGTCTTGGGACGATCTATAACAACGCCGGACAGTCCGCGCTCAGCCGCCAGTATTACGAGAAGGCCTTTGAGCTGCGCGATCGATCCTCCGACCGCGAGAAACTCTACATCGTCACCCATTACTACGAGTACGCGACGGGCGAGATCAAGCGAGCCATTGAAGACTACGAGCTCTGGCGAACACTCTATCCTCGCGATTTAGTGCCGACCAACAATCTCGCAATCGACTACCTGACGATGGGTGAACCTCAAAAGTCATTGGAGCTGGCTCACAGAGCGCTCAAGCTGGACCCATCCAACAGTCTTCTTTACGGCACCCTGGCTGAGTCGTATCTCAAGCTGGGAGACTACGCGAATGTAAAACTGATCTGCGACAATCCCGTATACGGAAAGATGAATGTGATGGGGTTCCATCGTATCTGCTATCGCGCGGCGTTCGCGCAGGCTGATGAAGCCGGCATGCAGCGACAGATACAGTGGGCACGCGGAAACCCTGAAGAAAGCGATGCCCTGGACGATGCTGCCTGGGTTGCGATGTACCGGGGACAGATGATCGACGCCCGGCGTCTCTTTACCGCAGCAAAACAAAACGCACTCGCAAACAATTCCGTGGAGTCCGCAGCCTCCGCCCTGGTCGAAGAGGCCAACCTGGAGGCCGACTTCGGCTCTCTTCCGGCAGCCCACAAGGACGCGCAGGATGCCCTGGCCCTCCCCTTCGCCAGCGCCTTTGAGCAAGCCTACGCAGCGCTACCCTTGGCTTCGTCCGGCGACATCTCAAACGCCCAGGCTCTCGCGAAAAAAGCAGCGTCCATGGCCCCACTCGATACCATGGTCAATTCAGCGATGCTGGCCAGCGTCCGTGCGGCTATCCACCTGCAGCAGCACGACCCCAGGCAGGCAATTCAATCTCTGGAAGAGACTCGCCCCCTGGATTTTTCCAGCTACATGGAACTCGCACCGGGGTACTATCGCGGGTTAGCCTACATGCAGAACAACCAGCCACAACAAGCTATCGTCGAGTTTCGCCGAGTGATCGACCACGGCGCCCTCGCCGACTTCCCTATCTACGTGGTGCTTTCAAAGCTTGAGCTAGGCCGGGCTTTGCAATTGACTGGAGATCAGGCCAACGCAACACGCGCCTTCAGTGAAGTAGCAGAGACCTGGAAGAACGCCGATCCATCCTTTCCCCCTATGCAGAGACTTCACACTTATCAACGCCAATCGCACTAA
- a CDS encoding DUF1801 domain-containing protein, translating to MKKPVLVESASAFIDEKIKELGDWRGKTLAKVREVIHKADPEIVEEVKWRGTPVFSHGGIVCTGETYKSAVKLTFAKGAALDDPSGLFNSSLEGNVRRAIDIHEGDTINEVALKDLIRAAVALNLKGKSKPKA from the coding sequence ATGAAGAAGCCCGTGCTGGTGGAATCAGCCTCTGCGTTCATCGACGAGAAGATCAAGGAACTCGGAGACTGGCGCGGGAAGACACTCGCGAAGGTGCGCGAAGTCATTCACAAGGCAGACCCTGAGATCGTCGAAGAGGTGAAGTGGCGGGGGACTCCCGTCTTTTCCCACGGTGGCATCGTCTGCACGGGAGAAACGTATAAGAGCGCCGTCAAGCTGACCTTTGCCAAGGGCGCTGCGTTGGATGACCCATCAGGATTGTTCAACTCCAGCCTTGAAGGAAATGTCAGGCGAGCTATCGACATCCACGAAGGTGACACGATCAATGAGGTCGCCTTGAAGGATCTCATCCGCGCTGCGGTGGCGCTCAATCTCAAGGGCAAGAGCAAGCCGAAAGCCTGA
- a CDS encoding quinone oxidoreductase family protein, with product MKAIFFEKFGTRDVLQFGDRPEPAPQQKELLIEVERSSVNYVDIRERQGTYNRPETHVGGIELPHISGLQAVGTVIAAGSKEDKVWIGKKVVAYTPKGGGYAQKVVAETSFCVEIPESANADLFAALPNQGLTAYLLLTASTQIQPGESVLVQGASGGVGSLAVQIAKILGAGTVLGTASTSEKLDFIRSLGADDAIDYTREDWTKRVLENTSGRGVDVLLESIGGNIFEQNFECLAPFGRHIIFGSTRGPGQPFAPRRLMQKSQTMTGFYLPVFLAKPELIQAGMEFLVKATLEEKLRPSIARILPLSQTAEAHRLLEDREIQGTILLDTK from the coding sequence ATGAAGGCAATATTTTTTGAGAAGTTCGGTACACGCGATGTCTTGCAGTTCGGCGACAGGCCAGAACCTGCACCTCAACAAAAGGAACTACTCATCGAGGTGGAGCGATCCAGCGTCAACTATGTCGATATCCGGGAACGGCAAGGCACCTATAACCGTCCGGAGACACACGTCGGCGGTATCGAATTACCGCACATCTCAGGTCTGCAGGCGGTGGGCACGGTCATTGCAGCCGGTTCTAAGGAGGACAAGGTCTGGATCGGAAAAAAGGTGGTGGCGTACACGCCCAAAGGTGGTGGCTACGCTCAAAAGGTCGTTGCTGAAACCAGCTTCTGCGTTGAAATCCCTGAGTCGGCAAATGCCGATCTCTTTGCGGCTCTGCCCAACCAGGGTCTTACTGCGTACCTCCTTTTGACGGCATCGACGCAGATTCAGCCTGGAGAATCGGTACTGGTTCAGGGTGCTTCAGGAGGCGTGGGAAGTCTCGCGGTTCAGATTGCGAAGATCCTTGGCGCAGGAACGGTCCTCGGAACAGCGAGTACAAGCGAAAAACTGGACTTCATCCGCAGCCTGGGTGCGGATGATGCCATCGACTACACTCGTGAGGATTGGACCAAGCGCGTCCTTGAGAACACCAGCGGGCGCGGGGTAGATGTGCTTCTCGAATCGATCGGCGGCAACATCTTCGAGCAGAACTTTGAATGCCTCGCACCCTTTGGCCGCCACATTATCTTCGGATCGACGCGCGGCCCCGGACAGCCCTTCGCGCCACGCCGGCTCATGCAGAAGTCTCAAACGATGACGGGATTTTATCTGCCGGTCTTCCTGGCTAAGCCGGAGTTGATCCAGGCAGGAATGGAGTTCCTGGTCAAGGCCACGCTGGAAGAGAAGCTGCGTCCTTCCATCGCTCGCATACTTCCATTGAGTCAAACAGCAGAAGCACATCGTCTCCTGGAGGACAGGGAAATTCAAGGGACGATTCTTCTAGACACAAAATAA
- a CDS encoding alpha/beta fold hydrolase, which yields MSQDESTELHVTHGMAQLEPGLRLHYVTAGEGDRTVVLLHGFPQTWWEWRRVIPLLVQAGHRVVAPDYRGAGHSSRPAAGYDKRTMAGDIHRLLREHLQIQHPVAMVGHDIGLMVAYAYAEMFREEVSHLVVMDAPLPGTEVFDRLRVDPRVWHFAFHGTRDVPEMLVAGRERQYLQLFYNARIFDPSAINEEDLDIYASAYSAAGAMRAGFELYRAFDQDAQENRSALERNGKLKIPILAIFGAISNTGSGVVEMMHEVGEDVTGLEIPRAAHWIAEENPEKLGAALRQFLDR from the coding sequence ATGTCCCAGGATGAATCGACAGAGCTTCACGTGACACACGGAATGGCGCAACTGGAGCCGGGCCTTCGTCTCCATTACGTCACGGCAGGAGAGGGAGACCGCACCGTAGTTCTTCTGCACGGCTTTCCGCAGACCTGGTGGGAGTGGCGTCGTGTGATTCCGCTCCTTGTACAGGCAGGCCATCGCGTCGTTGCGCCCGACTATCGAGGTGCCGGGCACTCTTCGCGACCCGCAGCAGGATACGACAAGCGCACGATGGCAGGAGACATTCATCGCCTGTTGAGAGAGCATCTCCAGATTCAACATCCGGTGGCGATGGTAGGTCACGATATTGGGCTGATGGTCGCTTATGCGTATGCGGAGATGTTCCGCGAGGAGGTCTCTCATCTTGTTGTGATGGATGCTCCGCTGCCGGGGACCGAGGTTTTTGACAGGCTTCGTGTTGACCCTCGCGTCTGGCACTTTGCCTTCCACGGTACGCGAGACGTTCCCGAGATGCTCGTCGCGGGCCGGGAGCGTCAGTATCTGCAGCTCTTCTATAACGCACGCATCTTCGACCCCTCTGCCATTAACGAAGAAGATCTGGACATCTACGCGTCAGCGTATAGCGCTGCGGGAGCGATGCGTGCAGGCTTTGAGCTCTACCGTGCCTTCGACCAGGACGCGCAGGAGAATCGGTCAGCGCTTGAACGAAACGGAAAACTAAAAATCCCGATACTCGCTATCTTCGGGGCAATCAGTAATACCGGCTCGGGCGTTGTAGAGATGATGCATGAAGTCGGCGAGGATGTCACAGGTCTTGAAATCCCACGCGCTGCCCATTGGATCGCGGAAGAGAACCCCGAAAAACTTGGAGCAGCCCTACGGCAATTTCTGGATCGATAA
- a CDS encoding class I SAM-dependent methyltransferase, which translates to MRALAEQVLPRWVFERIRAIRSRQWQVSFLHQSGLLHQVKKHIACKGLKVLDGPFAGMTYPPDSALIRWCVPKLVGSYEKELHPFLFQAGAKGYDCVIDIGSAEGYYACGLARMLNIPVYAYDPEPKEKAFTISMAKLNNVVHLVKAGNLFTPSDMKEFSSQRALVVCDCEGFEETLFTPTTLELTRRWDLLIELHGSAEQVLPALQWPHKTQVIPIQNRKGDEDEYRPGRQSFLVCEAMDS; encoded by the coding sequence ATGAGGGCACTAGCAGAGCAGGTTCTCCCCAGATGGGTTTTTGAACGCATCAGAGCCATCCGATCACGGCAATGGCAGGTATCGTTCCTCCACCAGTCAGGCCTACTCCATCAAGTAAAAAAACACATTGCCTGCAAGGGGCTTAAGGTTCTAGACGGTCCATTTGCGGGGATGACCTATCCTCCAGATTCTGCTCTTATCCGATGGTGTGTCCCCAAACTTGTCGGTAGCTACGAGAAGGAACTCCACCCCTTTCTTTTCCAAGCCGGGGCGAAGGGGTATGACTGCGTGATCGACATCGGGAGTGCGGAGGGCTACTACGCTTGCGGGCTAGCCAGGATGCTCAACATTCCGGTGTATGCCTACGACCCGGAGCCGAAAGAGAAAGCCTTCACGATCTCTATGGCCAAGCTTAACAACGTTGTCCACCTGGTGAAGGCTGGAAACCTGTTCACACCCAGCGACATGAAGGAGTTTTCTTCGCAAAGGGCGCTTGTGGTGTGCGACTGTGAGGGATTTGAAGAGACTCTCTTCACTCCGACGACTCTGGAATTGACGAGGCGGTGGGATCTGTTGATTGAGCTGCACGGATCAGCCGAACAGGTACTCCCTGCACTCCAGTGGCCGCACAAGACACAGGTCATTCCCATTCAGAACAGGAAAGGGGATGAAGATGAATACCGCCCCGGCAGGCAGAGCTTTCTTGTATGCGAAGCCATGGATTCATAA